Sequence from the Phragmites australis chromosome 11, lpPhrAust1.1, whole genome shotgun sequence genome:
AACAGCAGCCTACTTAGTTGTAATGAGCAATCTTCCAGTTGGGGAGGTTAAACCATGCGATTTACATGAAACAGTACATGGAAATCCCTTGCAAGTCTGAACCAAAAATTGCCAGGAAGCTAGGAAGCAGAGCAGAGTACCACAGACAGGGAAGTGGGCCACCAGGAAGAGAAGGGCAGCAGGGCATGTCagacaaagaaaatatgttttaccAGTTGTGATGACTGGAGGCAGTGGATGGAATACTAACCAGCAACTATTTCATTCATAGTTCTCAAGAATTGCTATTATCATTCAGATATTCAGCAATCCAATGTGAAAGAGTGTTTCGAGACATGAAAACTGAGGGAAAGGAAAGCAGAGGGAGTTGGGAAGAAGAACAATAGACTAGCAATCATTAGTAGTTCCAACACTGACAGAAACTTCATACGAAGTTTGGTATCATAAATGTACCAAAATTGCAGGTTGCAGTTATTGGTCATTCCAAGTCTCCAGCACACAACAACGATCATATCACTTATTCTAAATACATCATTGAACAGATACTCCATTACAACAAACATGGATTTATGGAACTGCTATAAAAAAACATTTCCATCATTTAGGATTACTGTTAAAAGAAGTGATACAACTAGTCTTCATCAAAAGAACTGTGACATTCTTGAAACTGTTGCACAGAACATAAATAGTCTATCTGAAAAGAAGGGATAAAACGAAGCAGCAGAAACAAGTTAGACGTCTTGCCATTTTCCAGAGTAGCTCCTTAAGCCATCGCggctttcttttcttcctcaaGCCGTTTTAGTTCTATCAACCTTTCCGCCCATGCCCGCTCTCTTGCCACTGCAGCCATCTTCCTTTCTGTCCGCTCTGCCTCCTTTCTCTTAACAGCAGCAGAATATTGTGCTTTGCGCTTCTTCTTTTCAGCCTGCCCAAGCAAGACATGCATGTAAGCATTTGATTAGAAAGTAAGCGCAACATACCAAGCGTGCTTAGAACTAGAGAATTCAGATCCAAGTAATTAGGCATATCGACATGCATAAGCAAACAACATAACATATGGCTGGCATAGAAATAGATTGGTAAGCACAAGTCTCATCCTATACAAGCCAGTATTGTGAGACTAACACAGCTAAAAAAATATGCTTGGTGTCCACGAAAATGAACATAAATTCAACAGCGTGAGAAAAACCATGAAACAAACCATAAACAGTGAATCAATAGAAGGTTGGTTTTAAACTTTGCTGAGCACCACTGGAAAAAACCTCGTCACATCAGCAACAATTAGGTAGGTCAATTTGATCACGATATTTACGACCGCTTGGTTGGATCTATCATCAACTCTCAAGATTTCATTGCCTTATCATTTCTTTCCGTTCCATCATACGGAACCTGAAGGTAGGCTTAGATAGCAGAGAACAAAGCATTATAGCAGGATGTGCGACAGCAAATCAAGAAGAACTTGTGTTTACTAATATAATAACAGTAACAGCACAACATGCCGGCATATAGAGAAAGGAACGAATATTCACCATGATAAAGGCCTTGCGCTGCTTGATCcgcttcttctcctttctcccCTGCACGCTACCTTCGTTTGGCTGGTTCGCTGGGATGGGCTCCCCTGGCTTGCACTTCACCCAGTAATATGGGCCTGTAGACGAAGAACAGCACCATCATCAATTACACAATTGAACAAACAGACAAACGATCAGTACTACACTTAACCCATGAAGCCTCACAGAAACTGTCAAAATAAAGTACAAGGACGGCGTCACAGTATTTCGATGAACAGCGAAATTCGAAGGAATGGAACAATATAGAAGCAAAAGGAAGCACAGATCGAAGCATTTCGACTGCTAAAAAAGGGAAGGCTGGAGGAATCCCCCGCACCTTTGGGGCGCAGGCTGGCCCTCTTCCTCCGGTTCGCGAAGCCCGGCCGGCGCTTCGGGAACCGGGTTTCCATGAGCCCACCGAAGAGGCTGGACCCCATGGCCGCCGCCTGCgatgcggtggcggcggcggagaacGGGCGGACCCCGATCGGATCCAGGAGCCGAAGAGGAACAGGATGAGGAAGAGCAAACGGATGCGGGGCGCGCCGGAGGAGAGCCGCCGCTGGTGAGGATAGCGTCGGGAGGGCTCGccggagagctcggaggagcgCCATCGGAGAAGGTCATAGGACGTTGCGCCCGATTGGTTAGGGTTTAAGCAAGGGAAGGGTGCAGTGTGGGCAGGGAGGAGGCTGTGTGAGACCCacggatttcaatttcgtttacaaatttttttaccGACGAAAAGACCGAAAATCACCAAATTTTGTCgaaattttggttattttttgtCCCCTATTCTATGAGCCCTATATGTCaacgaaaaaaaaatctaaaattagatattttattttctttcgaaattctcaaaattcatgaaatttcatcGAAATTTTAATCCTGGGTGAGACCTGACAGGAAAGGACACTGATCATCTACAGTACTGCAGAGTGTGTTAAAAatcactgacatgtgggtccagCGACTTAGTAGTACTGTAGAGAATCTCCGTCCAGCAAGGAAAGGTTTGCGCACGTGCAACGAGATGATTATATATAACCATGAACCTAAGGTGCATTTAGACTTGTGAGTGCTTTTAGGATAATTTCCGTCAAAATTCAGAAGTTCTTACTCGAATTCTgatatttggaaaaaaaaatttaaattcattCTAGGCAGGGATTAAATAGAAAAATCATTTGATGAAACAAAGTACAGATCCATTCGCTTAAGCCTTTTTTATTGGCAAATGCAAATTTTGCCCAAGTTGCTAATATGCAGGGCAGATCTGCGTCGCAGAAGATAGAGTCAAACTTCCAAACAATGCTAAGTATGTTCCAGCCATCGGATGTCGTTGTCTTCTCCATGTGCAAACAAACCCCAAGAAACAGCGTCCCGATGGCAGTTAACAGCTTCAACCAACCACTCCGTCCACTGGATGCCGACGACCAGTCGGCCCAATGGCTACAGAGCTACATGATCGGTGGCACGCAATGCCCGGGATCCCCTGACTTTATTAGACTTCAATAGTTGTAAGCTCGATTTTAAATGGATGGACAATATCTAACACTACAGTAACCCTATAAACAGTAATTTGCTATGTTAGTTTTGATGAACCCTGACTGTGATCAGGGTTGGACTGTACAGTACTGTAGCTCCTTCTACGGAGCTTTGTGCGCCTTGGGTAAAGTCAGAGGATCTGGATTCGACAGGCTATAGGTTTGATAGGAAGCCTGCGGACGAAGAGTAGTTGTGTCAATGTGCGAGGCAACGACGAGATAGGAGACCTGCCTGACTATCAATGGCACGGGGATGTCAGGTTATGACCTGCTGAAACGGCGACGCACGTCAAGCCGGTGCCGAGCCGAACCGAAGGCGTGCCCTCCCTTGCACAGTCATGGCTCTGGAAATGAAGGAAGCGTCGCAAGAAAGGACGACGGTTTCATGTCATCGGCGTGGTGTTGTGCACATTTGCCGTGACTAGAGCTGCCGTGGCCTTCCATGGCGCTCTCTTCAGCTGACACGATCAGATTCAACAGGAGGTGGCTAAGCTGGGAAAAGCGCAGACGTCACAAGGAACTCGTGAAACAAAACCAGAAAAGTCTGCTACAAGATCGAATGGGATCCAGAACTTCACATGCACAGAAGTCGAAAGACGTCGGGTTCAGATAAATCTCCACGAGGAATTTTCCTGTCCTGGTTCTCTCTCTTTAGAAAGGAACCTCTCTGTATTTTGGGAGACTAGAGAAAGGCTGCACAGAAACGCAAGCAAGAGAAAAAGAACAGTTTCCCTGATGGAAGCGTTCAACCAACCCAATACAGCAGTAAAGAAGACATCTTACCTCACATCGCCATCACAGTAGCATGCATAGTAGAAATCCCCAGAGTGGACAGAAACAGGAAGGAAAATTCAACCCGCCTCGGGTGTACAATCACAATGGCTACCATTGCATATTCCGGAACAAGATGtaaagaaacacaagcaacaagCCTCCATGATAGATAAGGCACCAACAAAAAGACTCCAAAAAATAAATGGCAAAATAAGCTCCAGTCATCAGTGAGCTGCTTCAGATTCTGCGATCACCCAATTCATAACAGCACCAGAACCAAATGATGTATGGATCTCCAGCAACAAACCAAAGCTAGAAACAACATAGCGATGTCCCTCATCAACAGCTGCACTGTAGTGTGGTTGCCAAAAGAACTGTAATAACTGCCGATAATTTTGACTGCAAAGAACATGCTTGGCATCTGACCCTGGTAATGTTCAACATGAAAGCAGAATATTGCATCCTGCAGCAGGCTACAGATAACAAGGCCTCAGAGTTAGAACAATATAAGACAAGACAACGGCCAAGGCGAAAACTTAAATCAAAACTCCATCAGACAAGGATATCGAGTTAGGCATTACCATATTACAATGATCTGTGAGGTTTCAGAGTAAACTGACAAAATAAAACCCTACCAACAAACATCTAGTCAGCCTGTGGAAGCACCTCTAGCAAACCTATAGCACTGTGCCACTGTTGACAGTGAAACTAGCAAAAGTATGGAGCTGCAGAAAAGGTAGAAATGTTAATGCCAGCACATAACATAGCAGCTACTGCAAAGCCTACAATAGTATGGACAGGAAAGCCATTCACTTTCCCTCATTTAATATCATTTAAGTTACAAAACTAAATATGATACAAGGAGCAAGAACACATGCACTAATGCTGCTACCACTACCGATGCTACCTGTTTCCTATGTCCTTCCATGGATCAACATCACTGCTCATAATCTTAGAACCAGGACCATACTGAGCCTTCAGGGCAGCCGCAGGGTCTGAGACACCGCTAACAAGGATACCGGCACCCCCGAACCGCGAGCCTCTACCAGGCTGCTGGAAACCCGAGATGAGTTCCATTCCAGTCCTCTTTTGAAGATCAGAAAATCTTTCTAGCCGTTTTGGATCAGATGGAAGCGGCTGCATCAAGGGCTGTTGATAATCTGAAAACACACCGAGTGTGCCATTTTTAGTTGAGTAAAATGGTACACCAGCTAAAGATCTCTGACACTTCGCCATCACAAGCAGAGACTCAGGCTGTATTGTGCTTCCATCCAGATGGCCATAGCTCCTCGCTGCTCTCTCCTCCAGCCCCAAATGCGCAGTGATTGCAGGGCTAGAAGAACAAGCCACACGATCCCTTGGATTGTTCAACAATCTCACAGATGATCTGTTAATCTTTGGTGAGGGAGGCTTGTTTCTGCTACCATTAGATGATGAGCCAGAACTTTGCAAGGATGATTGATGGCTGAGAATCTGCCCAAATAACTTCACATCACCAGGACGCTTTAGTTGCTCATCACCCTCGGAGCTTGTATTGCGAGAGCAAGGCTTCAGCGACGCTTCCAGTACTTCCTCGTTATTTCTGGTCCATTGGGTCCCACCAGTAGTGTTTGGAAGGCCCAAGCAGCTGGACCTGCCATTTTGGAATTTTGTTATTGTGAACCGATCAGGCTGAGAAGTACCCACAGGGCCACTGGTAGTTCTTTCAGAAAAAACTGGTAATTCAGTTGTCAGATGATGATTTGTGTAACCATCAATGTTACGAAACAAAGTGGCATGCTGATTACCAGATTGGTCTTTAAAAGATGAGTATGTGTTCATGTCTTTAGCCCCTAAAGCACTGCTGACTCTGTTGCCATTGTCCTCAAAGTTGGGAGTAGTTAttgaggctatgccttcaaaacGAATCGAGGTAGGATCAGGAAGCACAGAACTGAACTGTACAGGCATTAAGTCCTTTGGGGTAAGGGGGGTAACCTGAGGCTTTGGTTTCAATGGGGGCATATCTCCTGGCATAGGCTGCTGATAACTTGAAGTGAATGCAGGACTAACGGAGGAAGCAGCAGTCATGTTTGAGAAGTGGAGAATGTTGTCCTTAATGCCATTATCCACAGCTAAGCACGCGGAGGCACCAGAATTTCCAGCTTTCATTGGTGCATTATCAAGAGCTTGATGTGAAGATCCTTCCATTCGGGAAACATCAACACCAAACCCTTCAGGGGCTTTGTTTGTTTGAAGCACTTCAATAGAATGTAAACTGGTTCCAACTTCTGAGTGCACTATCATAGCTTGATCAGTTGAAGAGCTGATGGCACTATTGTTGTGCGTATTCACTTGGTCAACAACATCATCTGTGCCTTGCAGCTTCTCTGTGCTTTCAGGACAATTGATGTCAATAGGACCACATGCGGGTTGATGACTGGCTTCACTGAACCGTTTATGATCAACAAGACTGCAATTTTTATCTGCTTTGTTCTCACCCTCCTCGAGTTTAACATCTACAACATCACACCCATTTGATATAGCACCTTCTGGATGTTTAGAGATGGTACCAGAGTTAGGCCCTTGAATGATTCCTTCAGTAGGGCATGCATCCATCTCTATTTTTGAACAGGAATGCGTGCTACAAATAGCTGAATCCATTTCAGCAGCACAAGCCTCATCGGTATCACTTCTCCCTCCATTGGTATCACTAGTCGGCATACTAACATCAGCTGCCCCTTGATGGATCAAATCCAAACCAAGTGATTTCCGAGCCTTGCTGAAGAATACTTTGCATTGTTCATACGACTTGCTCTTCACACATGATGAAATCTGAGCGAAGTCCTTCCCATAATTATTCACGGCCTCAATGAAAATTGACTTCTCATCATCATTCCAATCAACTGGGTCAACTTCACATTCTTGATCTGAGAGTGTGCCATCGACATTTTTGTCAATTTCTGGGGTTAAGACATGCTCCATTCTTGTGTTGCTAATCTTCTGACCAGGATCAGCAGAACTAGTAATGCATGAGCCCATTCCTTCTGGAGAAAGAGTGCTGCATATGCCTGCCAACACATCAGCAGCTACAGATTCTCTCTCATGCAAAGGTACATTATCAACATACTCCCGGCTGGAAGATTTTTTGGCCATGAAAGAAACATTGGACCCATATGCAGTCCGAATGAGAGATTTTGCAGAAATTTTCTCCACTCTGTTTGCATATTCAAGGCCATGGGCCGCCACTACTGATGCTACCCCGAGCATATCAAGAGAAGCGGCATTTGCCTCAGGATTCCATTTGTTTCCAGATTTTTCCCCTAGATAATTGCTTGTGGGTTGATGTTGCTGACGAAGATCCAAAAGTTTCTTCACTTCTCGGAAACTGTCAGATTTATGATGCTTGTAGTAGAACTCCACACAATCAGCAGTTGTTTTGTGAACAAGGAAACTGGAGATTTTGGAGAAATCCTTGCCAAATTTACCAAGCATCTCCATAaatatttccttttcttcttgagTCCACAGATTTATCATAATCCGCTCCTTCTCAACTGAAACAGGATCCTCAACCAAACCATTCTTGCTGAGAAACCTCGAACATTCATTCTCTTTCTCGTCTATAATGAGTGCTGGCATTTTCAAGTAATTTCTGCAGCGCTTAATCTGAAATTCCGAAAACAACTTGCTTGCAACATCTGACATTTCTGGAGTGGAGAATGTACTTAAATTACCAGctgcaaacaaaaagaaaagagttaATATGGatcaaaaaacaaaaagcaACTAATGACAGCTCGTACACTAGCAACAAACCATATAAAATATGGAAGCAAAAAGAAACCAGAATCAGAGAAAAGCAATCTACAAAATGAACATATGATAGTTACagacataaataaatatttagcaCAGAAATGCTTGGGTAGCACACAAAGAAAATTGAACAGAAACGACAATTTTCATTGCagcaataaaaataaataattcattccttttttcccttttttgacTCCTGCACCATATAGCCTTCACCTGTCAAAACTGCCACAACCATCCATCAAGCCAACGCTTTAGCTACTGCATGGAAATATGTCACATTGTACAGACATGTCCAAAATAGAATATGTTCTAAAACTAGCACATGCAAGACTACATTAAAAGATAACTCACATAATCCCGAGAACTTGTGAAAAAGGAATAGATATATCCAAACATTATTGAAGGGCTTGAAAACTGATAAACCAAATAAGAAGGGCAGCATGTTTCAACATCCATTCTTTTTCTAGAGCTGTTTTTCACTGGAATACAATTGATTCCTCTTGACTGTAGGTAAATAAAGCTGTTTGAGGATTTTCAATACATGGTTTTATTATACTCATTTACGTTAGCAAAAAGAAGTCCAACAAGTATGATgctgttcaaacttcaaaagcAGAGCGGTTATACATAAATTAGCAAAAACTACTTATGACCAAGTTCTGCTAATGGTAATTTAGTAAACAATCTATCAATACACCATATGTGGGAGTTGATATCTTATGAAAACTTATGAAAGCAGAAACAGAAGCAATACATAACAATTCAAATGCAGATGACAGCTTTTTAGAAGTTTTGGATCAGAAAAAGGAAATGCAACACTGACCAGGCATGGCTAATCGGGAGCGGTTAGAGGAGCGTTGCCTCTGAGATCCAATTTGTGATGCCCGGTTGCTCTGCTCAATGCGCTTATTAGACTTTGAGCGCTGTTTCCTTGCACAAAGTAGTCGCAAATCCTCTTTCCACAAGTGACGCATTACCCTGAACTTAAAGGTAAGAAACTGCTCTTTGGACCTAAGCCTATTTTTACATATTGCAAGCCTCCCTTTGATAATCGTGTCATTCTTCCTTTGGCTGGGAAGATGACTGGATGCCAATAAATTAAGGCGGGGTGTATCAGCAGGCAAGGGTTTAAATACCGATTCATTCGCTACATTGGCTATATCATTGTTGGAAGATGTAAGTGAAGCCAATAAGTTATATGCATGATTGCGGTATGAGCACTGCCTCACTGATAGGTCACCACTACCGTCTGGTTTCATGGAATCAGCACTAACATGGCATGAAGAAGTTTCCAACCTCTCATTGCCAACATCAATTCGAAGTCCAGCTCCTTCAGAAGCCTTCAATGGGCCAACATCAGCATCTGCACAGGCCTGACCCTCAGGAACTACAGGGGCAATGCTCTCTTCTGTAGAAACTATTTTTGCATTGTGAACTGGAGCTGTCTCAATTTGCATCACTTCAGCACCTTTGACATCAGAATCCTGCACCATAGGTATCTTGGGGCAAGGGATGAGCTCCCCCGGTTCTTTCACATGAGACGTTTCACAGATCTCCGCACTACCAGGAACTTTTGATGTCCCACTAGAAGGTGAAAGATTTTCTGCATATGTGACACCTGTGGGAGAACCTTCAACAGCTGTTCCAGCCTCAATATTCACAGATTTGAGTTCACCTTCCAACGAATCGATCTCAAGTTCAGTCTTTTCAATCTCCTTTGAAATGCTTTCCTTCAGTAGCAACAGCTTACTTGTACTGGTCAGCCCTTTCGAATCCCCAGAACAAGAATCATCATGTTGAATAAGTTCAGCAAGCATGTTTGCCAGAGAATCAATAGGATCATCACCGAGCTGATCTAACTTAATGGAGAATTCATTGTTGCAAGCTTGATCATCAACTCCAGGGACATCTATAATAGGATTCGTGACCGTATTTGCCATCAGTTTACAGGATTTATCTTCAGGTGCTGCAGATGAAGATGCGAGAGATTTAGTAAGCTATCTAAAACTCTGATAAGTATATTGTTTCCAAAAATGGTACCTTAGATGTAAAAAAATATCTTGCATGCTAACAGGATCTAACGACCCCCAGGAACAATGGTACAAATAAATTGTTGCAGGTATTTAGATTTCAATAAGTCAAATGTCAAATGTAAAGTGCAACGTGTCCTGATATACAAGGAAAATAAACGCAAACAAAAAATTGAGCAGCACGACCAATGCAAATCAATGAATATTTGAACTATTGTTGATGACCATTGGAAGGTGTGCTTTCGTTCAATCGGGTAAGACGAATGGGCGACATGTTAATCAAGGGGATGTGTGAACCTAAAGCAGAAACTCGTTGCCAATACCCCTCACTGTTTTGATTCAGTTGCAATTATAGAACTAATTACACAACAGAACGGAGGCCTATATTAACCGAGTCCGGAAACCAATTAGTACTGGATATCAGAATTACCTATGTATCAGAACCACGGCAGAGAAAGGGTTGACTGACAATAATTAAGCTACATTGAGGAAAACAAGGTCAAAAATCAAAAGGGGTTGCATACCTGAGGAACAATATGGTGGTGCAGGTGATACTACAGCAACCGGAGATGCGCATAGGGCAGGTGCAGGTGCAGGTGCAGAGGAAGTTGGCTTCTGTTCAGCATCAGCCGGGCTCCCATCAGCAGCAGCGTCAGCAGGatccgcagggccttgcacctTCTGCTTCTCATACTTGGCCAAACCTTGCCCCCATCCAAGCCGGGCCTTCTTCCTTGGAGCTTCCTCCTCGGCCCCATGAGAAGCTGCCACAGCCGGAGGCTGAGCTGAAACCTCCTTTTCTGAGGCCGCGGGCCGAGTGGTCTGGCCACCAGACACAGGTCCAGTCCCAGCAGCGTCCGCAACCTCAGATCTGTTCTCCCTTCGCCGCCATGGAGTCACCCGTGGGAGGTTGTCCCTATCCCCCTTGTCAATCCTATTGCCCGGAGGGTCATAGCAGGTCGGGACAGCGACTGACCTCAGCGGAGACCTCCTCGGTAGTGGCGGAGGGGGCTGGTCCTGGTGATTTCTGGAGAACTCGCTGCCGTAGCCCCTGAACGGCGACCTCCGGTACGACCCCCTCATGTCACGGCCGTCCCTtcgtccgccgccgccaccatacCGGCCGAAACCCTTGTATCCGCCGCCGTCGTCTTCAAGCCAATACCGGTCTGAGCGCGACGGCGTGTAGCCGAGCGGCGGCTCATCAGGGTGGGAGCGGTCATACGCGCCGCCGCCCAGTCGGTAGTAACCTTCTGAAATAGCAGAGCGGTTCGGGGAAATTAGGGGCGCAGAAGAGGGCCGCAAGGCGGCGGAGGTAGCGGCCACCTCAGATCTGAGGATTTGTGGGGGGGCGGGCCTACCTAAGGAGGCCGACGAAGGCGTCCGGCGGGGCGAGGGCCGTGCATGGTCACGcaagggaggcggcggcggcgggtggtaCGGCGAGTCCCGCCACCGTGGCGGCGTgggggcgggcggcgggagggggtcgcccccgccgccgccgtcgtgccTGCGACCCTCCCTGTACAAATAGTCCCTCcgatccggcggcggcggaggcatccaaggcgccgtcgtcgtcgtcccaGCGGCGCCTGTACCCagctccggccgccgccgcgaaTCACATACGCGCGGCAAAGCCACCTCCGCAGCGTCTCTGACCTCGTATCCGGGGGTACCTACACAGATACACACGCGCCCGTCAGAAAAGAATACGCCACGGTTACGGCCCGGCGCAGAGACGGGTTCAGGAGCTTACGGCTCACGTTCCACGGCGGAGGCAGCACTGGGAACCGCAGGGCAAGGGCGTCCACCCTTGAGAAGACGGAGAGGCAGCGCGGGCAGGGGAGTCGCGCACCGCCCGACGGCGAGGAAGCAGCAGAAGCGATGCGAAGCGCCGCAGCGGCGTGGGCAGACGCTCCCTT
This genomic interval carries:
- the LOC133884893 gene encoding uncharacterized protein LOC133884893, with the protein product MALLRALRRALPTLSSPAAALLRRAPHPFALPHPVPLRLLDPIGVRPFSAAATASQAAAMGSSLFGGLMETRFPKRRPGFANRRKRASLRPKGPYYWVKCKPGEPIPANQPNEGSVQGRKEKKRIKQRKAFIMAEKKKRKAQYSAAVKRKEAERTERKMAAVARERAWAERLIELKRLEEEKKAAMA
- the LOC133884358 gene encoding uncharacterized protein LOC133884358, whose product is MPPPPPDRRDYLYREGRRHDGGGGGDPLPPPAPTPPRWRDSPYHPPPPPPLRDHARPSPRRTPSSASLEGYYRLGGGAYDRSHPDEPPLGYTPSRSDRYWLEDDGGGYKGFGRYGGGGGRRDGRDMRGSYRRSPFRGYGSEFSRNHQDQPPPPLPRRSPLRSVAVPTCYDPPGNRIDKGDRDNLPRVTPWRRRENRSEVADAAGTGPVSGGQTTRPAASEKEVSAQPPAVAASHGAEEEAPRKKARLGWGQGLAKYEKQKVQGPADPADAAADGSPADAEQKPTSSAPAPAPALCASPVAVVSPAPPYCSSAPEDKSCKLMANTVTNPIIDVPGVDDQACNNEFSIKLDQLGDDPIDSLANMLAELIQHDDSCSGDSKGLTSTSKLLLLKESISKEIEKTELEIDSLEGELKSVNIEAGTAVEGSPTGVTYAENLSPSSGTSKVPGSAEICETSHVKEPGELIPCPKIPMVQDSDVKGAEVMQIETAPVHNAKIVSTEESIAPVVPEGQACADADVGPLKASEGAGLRIDVGNERLETSSCHVSADSMKPDGSGDLSVRQCSYRNHAYNLLASLTSSNNDIANVANESVFKPLPADTPRLNLLASSHLPSQRKNDTIIKGRLAICKNRLRSKEQFLTFKFRVMRHLWKEDLRLLCARKQRSKSNKRIEQSNRASQIGSQRQRSSNRSRLAMPAGNLSTFSTPEMSDVASKLFSEFQIKRCRNYLKMPALIIDEKENECSRFLSKNGLVEDPVSVEKERIMINLWTQEEKEIFMEMLGKFGKDFSKISSFLVHKTTADCVEFYYKHHKSDSFREVKKLLDLRQQHQPTSNYLGEKSGNKWNPEANAASLDMLGVASVVAAHGLEYANRVEKISAKSLIRTAYGSNVSFMAKKSSSREYVDNVPLHERESVAADVLAGICSTLSPEGMGSCITSSADPGQKISNTRMEHVLTPEIDKNVDGTLSDQECEVDPVDWNDDEKSIFIEAVNNYGKDFAQISSCVKSKSYEQCKVFFSKARKSLGLDLIHQGAADVSMPTSDTNGGRSDTDEACAAEMDSAICSTHSCSKIEMDACPTEGIIQGPNSGTISKHPEGAISNGCDVVDVKLEEGENKADKNCSLVDHKRFSEASHQPACGPIDINCPESTEKLQGTDDVVDQVNTHNNSAISSSTDQAMIVHSEVGTSLHSIEVLQTNKAPEGFGVDVSRMEGSSHQALDNAPMKAGNSGASACLAVDNGIKDNILHFSNMTAASSVSPAFTSSYQQPMPGDMPPLKPKPQVTPLTPKDLMPVQFSSVLPDPTSIRFEGIASITTPNFEDNGNRVSSALGAKDMNTYSSFKDQSGNQHATLFRNIDGYTNHHLTTELPVFSERTTSGPVGTSQPDRFTITKFQNGRSSCLGLPNTTGGTQWTRNNEEVLEASLKPCSRNTSSEGDEQLKRPGDVKLFGQILSHQSSLQSSGSSSNGSRNKPPSPKINRSSVRLLNNPRDRVACSSSPAITAHLGLEERAARSYGHLDGSTIQPESLLVMAKCQRSLAGVPFYSTKNGTLGVFSDYQQPLMQPLPSDPKRLERFSDLQKRTGMELISGFQQPGRGSRFGGAGILVSGVSDPAAALKAQYGPGSKIMSSDVDPWKDIGNR